GGCGGCTACCTGGTCTACCTGGCGATGAAGCACATGTTCTTCTTCAACAAGGAGGACGCCCACCAGGTGCGCCCGAAAACGGCCGCCAGCTTCTGGAAGGTGGTCGTCGTGGTCGAGCTGACCGACATCGCCTTCTCCATCGACAGCATCACCACCGCCGTCGCCATGAGCGACAAGCTGCTGGTGGTCTGGATCGGCGGCATCCTCGGCATCATCTTCCTGCGCTTCGCTGCCGGCTTCTTCGTCCGCCTGCTGGAGAAGCTCCCGCGGCTGGAGGACCTCGCCTACCAGCTGATTTTCTTCATCGGCACCAAGCTCAGCCTCGAGGCGTTCCACGTCGAAATCGAGCACGGCATCTTCTGGCTGATGATGGGGATCATCGCCGTCCTCGGCGCCTCGCTGGTCTACCGCGACTACCATCAGCGGGTCACCCGCACCCGGCACAACGACCGGCTGCTCGACCGGCTGCAAAAAGGGGAGCTGACGACGGAGGAGTTGCTGGCCCAGGAGAGCATCCCCGGCGAAGTTCTCGCCTGGCTGCGGGAGGAGGGGCGGCTGGTGCTGGAGGGACCGGAAACCTT
The sequence above is a segment of the Desulfuromonadales bacterium genome. Coding sequences within it:
- a CDS encoding TerC family protein, whose product is MIDLLAQITAEFHALVPLDLLTIATLTVLEGILSVDNALVLAILVRTLPPEQRRKALTYGIVGAFVFRFIALIFAAHLMQLWVFKLIGGGYLVYLAMKHMFFFNKEDAHQVRPKTAASFWKVVVVVELTDIAFSIDSITTAVAMSDKLLVVWIGGILGIIFLRFAAGFFVRLLEKLPRLEDLAYQLIFFIGTKLSLEAFHVEIEHGIFWLMMGIIAVLGASLVYRDYHQRVTRTRHNDRLLDRLQKGELTTEELLAQESIPGEVLAWLREEGRLVLEGPETLEKGKSPVSRRHP